The Natranaerovirga hydrolytica genome window below encodes:
- the spoVG gene encoding septation regulator SpoVG has product MEITDVRVRKVNKDGKMKAVVSVTFDNEFVVHDIKVIEGEKGLFIAMPSRKALDGEFRDIAHPINSETREKIQKNVLEKYETVLLTNDTEDEIAVSFN; this is encoded by the coding sequence ATGGAAATAACAGATGTAAGGGTTCGTAAAGTCAACAAAGACGGAAAAATGAAAGCTGTTGTTTCAGTTACCTTTGATAACGAATTTGTTGTTCACGACATTAAAGTTATTGAAGGTGAGAAGGGTTTGTTTATTGCAATGCCAAGTCGTAAAGCCTTAGACGGAGAGTTTAGAGACATTGCACACCCAATTAATTCTGAGACAAGAGAAAAAATCCAAAAAAATGTTTTGGAAAAATACGAAACAGTATTATTGACGAACGATACAGAAGATGAAATTGCTGTGTCATTTAATTAA
- the purR gene encoding pur operon repressor: MGKVSKNKRIGVITKILTENPNTLYTLNYFTEKFNCAKSTLSEDIDVIEEFFEEYQLGKIESFSGASGGIIYQPKVSTDQIENVKLELCQKIKEESRLMPGGYLYMNDIFYEPGMAYRIGKALANHFLDQPIDYVVTIETKGIPLALMTARILNKPMVVVRKSSRLTEGTAIQMNYITGSSKTIKTMSLAKKAIEKGSKIVFIDDFMKAGGTAKGIIDLMNEFEAEVVGIGVVMATKHPEKKLVDDFCYLVELEDLYDNEKEIKVLPNNTL; encoded by the coding sequence GTGGGTAAGGTTAGTAAAAATAAAAGAATAGGCGTTATAACAAAAATACTTACAGAAAACCCGAATACATTATATACCCTTAATTATTTTACAGAAAAATTTAATTGCGCAAAATCAACTTTAAGTGAAGATATAGATGTCATAGAAGAATTTTTTGAAGAATATCAATTAGGAAAGATAGAGTCTTTTTCAGGTGCATCTGGAGGTATAATATATCAGCCTAAGGTATCAACAGATCAAATAGAAAATGTAAAATTAGAATTGTGTCAAAAGATTAAGGAAGAAAGTAGATTAATGCCCGGTGGGTATTTGTATATGAATGACATTTTTTATGAGCCAGGTATGGCTTATAGGATCGGTAAGGCATTGGCGAATCATTTTCTAGATCAACCAATTGATTACGTTGTTACAATAGAAACAAAAGGAATACCTCTTGCACTAATGACAGCAAGAATTCTTAATAAACCAATGGTAGTCGTTAGAAAATCATCAAGACTCACAGAAGGTACGGCCATACAAATGAATTATATAACAGGTTCTTCTAAGACTATTAAAACCATGTCATTGGCAAAAAAAGCCATTGAAAAAGGTTCGAAAATAGTTTTCATTGATGATTTTATGAAAGCAGGAGGTACTGCAAAAGGAATTATTGATTTGATGAACGAATTTGAAGCAGAAGTAGTAGGAATTGGTGTTGTGATGGCTACCAAACATCCAGAAAAGAAACTAGTAGATGACTTTTGTTATTTAGTAGAATTAGAAGATTTATATGATAATGAAAAAGAAATAAAAGTTTTACCTAATAATACTTTATAG